ATAATGCACGCTGACGTCATGAGGATAAAACTCACTATGACTAAAAGGTTATAGCATCCACACTGTACCTGGAGTTTCTGAAAATCTTCACCTTGGCTGGAGTTTTTAGAAAGTTGTGGGTTTAATCACGACTAGAAAAAAAGCGCCgttttgaaaatacccatgttCGTGTGGACAGATCCTAACCCTTTATGGGACCTCATGCGTAAAATGTTCTCATGtttctcttcaatgaatccaatCAGATGCCCCTTAAAATCACTTTATTTCAAACGCAGGATTATTTCACAGTCTCCCAAAGGAAAGCCAATGCTGACTTAGactgggaatatatatatatttacaaataaatataacgCAAAAAAACGACAGTCAGTAAAATCAGATGAAAGTTTTCAGGCGTGTTCagttcaccatcatcatcaccgcGCACGACTATTACATTACTGACCAATTACAAGCTGTTAAAATGACGCCAGAGAAGATAATTACAGTTTgtacataaataatttaaatctgGAGGGGAAAGACAGCTGCAAATAATtcgttaatattaaaataatacaaactcGTCACTATTAACCACGATCAATAATAGtcaaatatggaaaaacaaaACTTTACAGCAGGTAATAGCAGCAAATATTAAGTAACATTACCTTTCAGAGTAACTTGTTTTGTTAAGATGATGAGGTCACAGCCACGGTGACATCATCAGGAATCTGATTTGGCCCCTCCCACCTGAGAAGACAGTATTTCACAGACCTACCATTTTAAATGTGCGTGCGCGTCATGTCGTAAGCAGAACGAATTGAACTTCTAATTAGCTAGAAAGAGGACATCGAAATACCAGCTGTGTGCAGGGCGAACGTTTGTTATTCTCTGTGTAACATAAATCCTTAATTTGTCTTGACTGAATGAATGTACAACGAAAATACCCAGTGTGCGTATACTAGAGATTGGTCTGCACTAGTGTTGTGCCTTGTTGCGAGAGCTTGATATGTTGTGTAGTCGCACACACGCACAAATTAAACCCTGCCCCTGTTTGTAACGTTTCCAGACCCTGCCAAAGTAGGCAAATACAGTGGGCAGCCCAACCCTGTGCAGCGCCCCCCTCTTGTACGGAGGAATGACAGCAGAAAGATGAGGGAGCGGAGGGAGGTAGATCGCCTCTAACCTCCCGGCCAGACACTAGCGATACCGCAAGATCACAGGAACTACGAAAAGAGAGGGAATTCAAAAGACAAGCTTAAGTCAAATACAAGTAAAGTTTATATGGTGTAAGTGCATGGTTGCATAAAGAAGTGCGTATAGAGGAGGCTTACCAATTATGATAAGGAGGAGGATGACCACTACCAACGCTACAATCATCTTCATCTGAGGAAGACAAAACCGTAGGGAAAATAGCATCATAAAATGaggtttgtttaaaaataattaacaataatgatCTTAAATGCTCTAACACtcatagatagatcgatagatatagatagacagacatatacaTCTAAtgaaaattaacattttgctAGCAAGAATTAACATGTTAACTTGAATGACCATGTTGTTACTGTTTTCTAGAATAAACTAGCATGTTGGTAACAAAATATGACGTTGCAgccatgtttctaacatgaattagcatgttgctagcatgaaatAACATGTTACTGATGTGTTAGAATCACTAACAAagcaattcatgctagaaatgtgCTAATTCTTATTAGAAACATGGCAGCGACATTGTATTGTTAACAGCTTGCTATAAGCATTAAttagtatgttgctagcatgaattagcaagtagaTAACAAAATTGCATGTTGCtgacatgtttctaacatgagaTAGCATTGTTGCTAACAAGGATCATCATGGTTTTTGGTGCGTTAACATTAATTGTcatgttgctaacatgaattAAGAAGCTATcagcatgaattaacatgctgATAACATTTCTAGAATGTTGGTAACAATACATGACATTGCAGctatgtttctaacatgaattagcatgttgctagcatgaaatAACATGCTACTGGTGTGTTAGAATCACTAATATAGCAATTCATGACAGTGGTGTGCTAATTCTTGTTAGAAACATGGCAACAACATTGTATTTTGTTTCCAGCTTGCTATAAAACATTAGTATGTtgctagcaggaattagcatgttgttattatttctagcataaattagttggtagaattaattaaaatggtgattttatattattaaataatatgttgCTAACCTGTTTTACTAGCATGACTTGCCATGATGCTACTTTATATCTTGTGAGATTTAACAAGAtggtagcatgaattagcatggagATAACATGCTTCTAGCATGGATTGAATGAAAATGTTGCTAAACTATTTCTAGGATGAATAAGCAAGCTGGTAACAATTGTATGTTGCTGACAAGTTTTCTAACATGAcatagcatgttgctagcacgAATTAAGCAGCTAGCAGCATGAATTTACATTGTGATAacatttctagcataaattaacatggCGCTAACCTGTTTCGAACATGAATAACCATGTTGCTGACATGAACTGTAGGTAGTGTGTTTCTTGCATGAAGTAACATTTCTAGCTTTTAGCTTTTTCCTACATGGAATAGCACATTGCTAATTTGTTTCTACCATGTTTAGCATTTTAACACTAAAGCCCAATTGACTTAAAACAAAGTCATGGtttctttaattattaaaacttttgCCATCTTTTAACACTACCGATTATAGCATTAAAGGACTaaatggttgttgctagaagggatataGCTCTGGCTGAAAGATAATgagcataatttattttatttattaaattacccattacattgtgtcttttattaatgtctacacttgCCCTAACCCTAAATCTCCCactcatagtaatgtaaaaacagtaagtaGTCTTGTACAGTGTCAAAAAAATGATGTTATATTAATGTCCGCATGCCAAGTAACCTTAGCTGTAGCTCCGCTAGACATTACCACACTAAAATGGATCAATTTCTTTTTTGGGccgaacaaaacaaaccaaaagaaCAGGACCACATGTGTGAACTCACTCTCAGAAgtagtttatgtatatatatataggataccTTCATGTCTCTCCACCACATCCTTCTGTGAAGCTGCTTGGCTCTGCTGCTGAACGCTGATGCATTATCCGACAGGCTTTCTGAAAGTCATGTGACATGACCGGATCAGTGCCAAGGTGGACTTGAGACATACATGGCCATTATATAATTTCACAGACCCTTAAAACCATTTTATATGGGTAAACAACGTCTCCTGGAGATGCTTGTTGACTTTCAGAATGCAGTCTTGAGATGTTACAGCTCTGCAACATGTGGGATCAACTGAAACATGTTCAGCCTCATTAgtgcaagaagaagaagaagaatcagTGAAGCTGAGCTCATACCAGCTGCCATTCAACAACACAGCAGAGGATCAATGCTTATATTGCCAGAAAGACTCACACAACACAGGTGCCCCTACCAGATGGTTTCTCTTTATTTATGCATGAAAAGgatgtaacattttttttagatTCACCTTCAGAGCTCGGCACAAAGATAGTATTGCAGACAGCAGATGGAAAACATTCCCCCTTTGAGAGTGACAATGTCTTCCAGATGCTGCATTATAAAGCTACTTGTTCTCCATTTGCAAACAATGTGGAGGCGTTTCTAAAGCATAAACAATGGATACAAGACACTGAAGCATGTGTCTGAGCTCAGTACACCATGTTTTGATTTTTGTACACCAACCAGCAACTCTATCATGCACATTTCTTTAGTACCTACAGTAtgatctcaaaggtgctctattggattgagttctgatgactgtggaggccattttgagTTTAGTAAACTCTAGGGTATTTCCAAGAAATGTTGAGAATGGGATTAAAAATGTATACACACTATTGAGTAGAATAAACTGTTTATCCGATATGAAGGTGTATACACTATAAGGGAAACACATTAGTAAgaaagtaatgtgtatttatatagcgtatttattgtgtatggccatacacccaaagcccTTCACAATTATGAGGGGGTTTCTCCACACCACCAATTCATGGGGAGAATTTGACCAGGagactggggttacacccctagtgctatgggatttttaagacccacaaagagtcaggaccacagtttaatgtctcatcggaaaagacggcgctcactgatagtatggtgtccccttcactgtactggggcattagaacacagaccgcaggttaagcactgcctgctggcctcactaacactactgccaacagcaacctagttttcccatgtggtctaccatcccggtactgaccaggcttagccctgcttagcttcagtgagtaaccggtcttaggctgcagggtgatatggctgtgtccatataaactaaataaattccaCCATGTGCATCAAAAAGTCATCTGATTTAGTTTTAATCAAGTGTTAACAAAATAATGGGCAGAATGTGACAAATTAATAGACATTTCAGCAGACCGaccacattataaaacatctaaaatattgtTCGGTCTTTCTTAAATCCCTtagccaaagtccatcatcaaatCGATTTAGTATTGTTGACCCCTTTTCACGtttaaagacaataaaaagaACCTATTCATTGGCATAAAAGTTAAAATATCAAGCCTACACACagcagcctgagaaaaatgctcctTTTTGAGATGAAACTTAGAGGATTTTGCCTCTGAATTCTtcatttaaggtttttttttgggACTAGTAACTCATTTCAGATCAGCATAGACAAACCCATGCGCAAACATCTTCTGGTTTATTTTTCACATCTGGGCCAGAAATGAGAAAAATACCACACCACAGTGTGGGCCACGAGACATTTTACCCACTATCTTGGCCATATGTCTCCAGGCGGTTCCCCAAACGAAATAACAGAAATGGGACATAACTCACAAGGGGTTCAGGTACGGTGAAATACAAAACTAACAGAAGGACTTATTCACATCACATCGCTTCAGAACAGTTTCCCACAGTCTTCTGGATCAAGTTTGGTCAAGTTTAATGAGCTGTCGAATATGACTGATTGGAAATAATAGTTTGTTTACACATGGCTTTACCATCTATTCATTTGCAAATACATGCACAGGCACAGAAATTATTAACATAGGTCTGCAAATCTTTCCTTGATTCATTAAAAGTacagctaaactgaacttaatccattatgccatttaatggaccctttaatttttgtggcttcagtcattgttggggtacatTATTGGTAAATCTGTAAGCATTAACaactgagatatatatatatatatatatatataaatatcgaTATGGACAATAATTATCGAGACTGCCATATCACCCGGCCCTAATTGAACTTGTTTCCATTTTTACAATACTATACATTCCCACTCTGAAGAAGAACTACAGAACTTCTGTGATGGTCTAAGAATAATGTCTTGATTCTCTTGGGTTCAAAGGAATCAGAAAGTGTCGAAGGATTCACAATAATCCATTCACATTCATCTTACCAGATTTATCCTGCAGCTCATCCAGACGTTCTCCACGTTCAATCACTTTGGAGATGTTCTCCTGCATGACGTCAATAACCTCATCAACCTGAGACTGCACCCTGAAAACCAACAAGACAGAGAGGACAACATGAGGGGAACGGTTTTGTTCTTCCATTCGATTCAGCAGGACATTTTAACAGCTTCTGTGCACATGtttgattatattattttgaaGAGAACCTTTTCTTCTTATATAAACCAttcaggattaaacaagatatcATTATGACTGTGATCTGTTGACCCTGCAATGTTGAGAGGTGGTGAGAATGTTTTGCTAGACGTAGTCTAGACACATCCAAATAGTTTGAAATATTTGATCTCATTGGCATGACAAGCAAATACGCACTAAATAGCATGTGAGGTATTTAGCTGCTCTTATACACCTGGCACAAGAGTTTGGCATGGCTTTTGTAGAGGGATATTAACCTGTAAATGAACTGAGAACAGGATGTTTTGCTTCTGTGCCTGGATGCCCGCCTAGTACAAACCATCATCTGTGCCAATCGCACAGGACCTTGCACATCTCTTGCACCTGGACTAGTAACTGCCACATGCAGGCCTGCTTCCATATCAATAACCAACAGACAAATGAAGTAAGTGCAAAAATCTGAGATTTAcacaaaggaaagaaaaaaacattaggaAAATTTCACCTTCCAAGGTTTCCCTATTAAATTCCATTGTTTTATGAGTTACTCCACAGTGCAGCACATGGTTACGTAAAGATGGTATCGTGTGGCTGCACACACTGGGCGAAGCTCTGCTGGGTCTCCACTGGGAGAATTACTGCAACACATTAGTATGTACCAAACTTCATAACAAAGAAATGCTCACAGTCTGGCTACTACATCCACGTCAGGACCAGAAGAACTTTTGAATATTGGGAGTAGCTGTTTACTTTTGCCTGCAAATATTATGTTGTTTCATAGAAACCCAGATGGTTACAGTGCTTCCCTTCTTTGCAGACGGGAGGTGTGTTTGTGGGTGGGTGTTTTCACAGATGTCATTATGAAGGGTTACATAAACTCTACAAGCACAACGACAAGGGCAGTGCTGGTTGAGTCAAGAACTGTGATTTCCATTACACCCTGCCAGTGTAAATCTCTAGATATCTGCCTCCACATTTCTAAGCTCAGCTCATCCTACTATTTGGAAATTCTTCAGTTCTGAAAATAACTATCAAACTTAAGACATCAAGTCTTGACTTGACCTCGACCCTCTCTAGGTTTCTGCCTTGACTCAAACTTGACCATCTTCTGGTCCCGACTTTGACTCTATTGGTCTCAGCCTCAACACATACTGCACCCTCACCTTCATTCTTTGGCCATGTACACATGGGAATTTTTATATTTTCCCACTTTTGGAAAAAAATCTCTGTCTACATAAAATCACAAAAACGCACTGATGCTGCATTTTCAAAACATGCCGAATCAACATGAAGCAATAAAAACCTGGGACACACCAGGCCAACATGTTTATGCTTATGTTAGCCTGTTTCTTCTTATCCTGAGGTTTACAAAAGTGTCATATCCTGAGCAGATAGCTGTTGTGGTCATTGAGTCATCGAATCAGTTCCTGCAAAGACCCCAGTTACAGacaagtctccgcattgatcctgtcTGCTAGTCTGAACAACTGCCTGGTGACCAACCTGGACCTTCACCTTCTCCATTACAGATGTCCATTGTTCTCAAGACTGCGGCACCAATACTGCACCTCTGTGCATAACATTTGGCAAGAATGGAAATGGTCTACACTGGTTACTCTCAAGGTTTGTTCAATGGGTGTAGTTTTGGTTCCTTGCCACTTTTGCCTCTTGCTTGCT
Above is a genomic segment from Danio aesculapii chromosome 20, fDanAes4.1, whole genome shotgun sequence containing:
- the vamp4 gene encoding vesicle-associated membrane protein 4 isoform X1 translates to MREPEREEQLDPSMPPKFKRHLNDDEVTGSIRSERRNLLEEDSDEEEDFFLRGPTGPRFGGQNDKIRQVQSQVDEVIDVMQENISKVIERGERLDELQDKSESLSDNASAFSSRAKQLHRRMWWRDMKMKMIVALVVVILLLIIIVPVILRYR
- the vamp4 gene encoding vesicle-associated membrane protein 4 isoform X2 — translated: MPPKFKRHLNDDEVTGSIRSERRNLLEEDSDEEEDFFLRGPTGPRFGGQNDKIRQVQSQVDEVIDVMQENISKVIERGERLDELQDKSESLSDNASAFSSRAKQLHRRMWWRDMKMKMIVALVVVILLLIIIVPVILRYR